In Planctomycetota bacterium, the sequence GCGTCGCGGACGGTGCCGTTCGTCGCCAAGGCGACGGGCGTCCCCTGGGCAAAGGTGGCGACGAAGGTCATTATGGGCCGGCGGCTGGAGGACCTGGGCGTGACGAAGGAGGTCCGCCCGAAATACTGGTCCGTCAAGACGCCGGTGTTTCCGTGGTCGCGGTTCCCCGGGGTGGACCCGGTGCTGGGGCCGGAGATGAAATCGACGGGCGAGGTGATGGGGGTGGACGCGAAGTTCGGGGCGGCGTTCGCGAAGAGCCAGATCGCAGCCGGGAACCCCTTGAGGGCGTCGGGCAAGGTGTTCATCAGCGTGAACGACCGGGACAAGCGGAACATCATTTCGATCGCCAAAAGGCTCTCCGGGCTGGGATTCGCCCTGGTGGCGACGAGCGGAACGGCCGCGGTCCTCCGCACGAGCGGCCTGGAGGTCGAGGAATTGCCGAAGGTCCAGGAAGGGTCGAGGCCGAACGTCATCGACCTCATGAAAAACGGGGAAGTGGCCTTCCTGGTGAATACGCCGAGCGGGCGGACCTATCGGCCGGACGAGGTCTCGATCCGTGCGGCGGCGGTCCGCCTGGGCGTGCCGCTCGTGACGACGCTGAGCGGCGCCGGCGCGCTGACCGTCGGGCTGGAAGAGTTGGCGCGCGGACCGCTCGGGGTCCGGTCGCTGCAGGACTATCACCGGGACCTGGCGGCGGCGAGGTGACGCCCGGCCCGGCCGCGGGGTCGGCGTGCGACGCTCCTCCCGGCGCCGCCTGTATCTCGAAGGGTGTGACTAGATTTTCTGGCGAACGTTAGTTCTTTGTAGCGCGGGGGTTTACCCCCCGCGCAAAACGCCCTATATCCCAAGGCCGCGGGGGATGAACCCCCGCGCTACACTGGCGAGATAGCGCCAACCTTCGGAAACGGGTCATGCCAGAAAATCCTGGCACACCCTATCTCGAACATCTCGCCAGAAAAGACTTGTCGTGCGCTGCGACTTCGGGTAGTCTGACGGACGTCATATCGCATGAGGACGGAGGGGTGGGTGTTTACACCGCTTTCTCTGGCGGTAACAGGGGGCGCAGCGTGGCTGCGAAGCCGTCCTCAAAGGCGAAGTCCGCCGGCAGGAAGACTCCCAAGGCGCCTCCGAAGTCCCGTGCCGCCGGCAAGAAGCGCCGAGGCAAGGCCGCCGCAGCCGCCCATCTCCGCCAGACCGTCAGCACCGAGAGCAAGATCGCTCGGGACCGCATAGAACTTGCGGCAGAGGTGCTTCAGATCCTCAATCAGCCCAACGACTTGGAGTCGGCTATCGGTGAGATTCTCCTGGTGGTGAAGGGGCGCCTTGGTTTCGACGCGGTCGGGATTCGTCTGAGCCAGGACGGGGATTTCCCCTATTTCGTCCAGGACGGTTTCTCCGACGCCTTTGTGATGAAAGAGAATAGTCTCTGTTTGCGGGATGAGGAAGGCCGGCTCATCCGCGACCCCGCCGGCAACCCGCTGCTGGAGTGCATGTGCGGAACCGTCCTGTCGGGGCGGACCGACCCGAACAAGCCTTTCTTCACGGAGGCGGGGAGTTTTTGGACCAACAGCACGACCGACCTGCTCGCCTCCACGTCGGAAAAGGATCGCCAGGGCCGCACCCGCAACCGCTGCAACCGCGAAGG encodes:
- the carB gene encoding carbamoyl phosphate synthase large subunit (four CarB-CarA dimers form the carbamoyl phosphate synthetase holoenzyme that catalyzes the production of carbamoyl phosphate; CarB is responsible for the amidotransferase activity), coding for ASRTVPFVAKATGVPWAKVATKVIMGRRLEDLGVTKEVRPKYWSVKTPVFPWSRFPGVDPVLGPEMKSTGEVMGVDAKFGAAFAKSQIAAGNPLRASGKVFISVNDRDKRNIISIAKRLSGLGFALVATSGTAAVLRTSGLEVEELPKVQEGSRPNVIDLMKNGEVAFLVNTPSGRTYRPDEVSIRAAAVRLGVPLVTTLSGAGALTVGLEELARGPLGVRSLQDYHRDLAAAR